One genomic segment of Arthrobacter sp. zg-Y1110 includes these proteins:
- a CDS encoding YciI family protein, giving the protein MKYMFIMRATDEALQASKDIPFEQIINQMGAYNESMINAGVMIGGEGLADVSEGSGLVVDFSEDPPLVTDGPYGETHELFNGFWIVQVGSREEAAEWASRAPLGPGSKLEVRRVHEANDFADFADNEYIRKEELWRSEEENLNAGNK; this is encoded by the coding sequence ATGAAGTACATGTTCATCATGCGGGCCACGGACGAGGCGCTGCAGGCATCCAAGGACATCCCGTTTGAGCAGATCATCAACCAGATGGGTGCGTACAACGAGTCGATGATCAATGCCGGAGTGATGATCGGCGGCGAAGGCCTGGCAGACGTCTCGGAGGGCAGCGGGTTGGTGGTGGATTTCTCCGAGGATCCGCCGCTGGTCACCGACGGCCCCTACGGTGAAACCCACGAGCTGTTCAACGGGTTCTGGATTGTCCAGGTGGGCTCCCGCGAGGAGGCCGCGGAGTGGGCCAGCCGCGCACCGCTTGGGCCCGGGTCCAAACTCGAGGTCCGGCGCGTGCACGAAGCCAACGATTTCGCCGACTTTGCGGACAACGAGTACATCCGGAAGGAAGAACTGTGGCGTTCGGAAGAGGAGAACCTGAACGCGGGGAACAAATAG
- a CDS encoding putative RNA methyltransferase — protein sequence MPSLPLLVCPVCGSSLEPDSGNRSLSCAAGHRYDAAKQGYFNLLTGGGTKFQADTAAMVQARTDFLAAGHYQPMAAELARLVSAAAPRAGAVLDAGAGTGYYLGEVLRPLPGAAAVALDISKYALRRAARALPGTYALVWDVWRRLPLRDASVDVVLNVFAPRNPPEFRRVLAPGGILAVVTPRPEHLQEIRAGAAMLGIAAEKEERVSASLSPGFSPLDTAQCTYSMQLGKADVRNVVLMGPSARHLEPAALEQTLAGLPDPVEVTASFTLQIFRAD from the coding sequence ATGCCTTCCCTGCCGCTGCTGGTCTGTCCCGTCTGTGGCAGCAGCCTCGAACCCGATTCGGGCAACCGGTCCCTCAGCTGCGCTGCAGGTCATCGATATGATGCGGCCAAGCAGGGCTATTTCAATCTCCTCACAGGCGGCGGCACCAAGTTCCAGGCCGACACTGCCGCCATGGTGCAGGCCCGCACCGACTTTCTGGCGGCCGGGCACTACCAACCCATGGCGGCTGAGCTGGCACGCCTCGTATCGGCCGCAGCACCTCGCGCAGGAGCGGTCCTTGACGCCGGCGCCGGCACGGGCTACTACCTCGGCGAGGTGCTTCGGCCGCTGCCCGGGGCCGCCGCGGTGGCACTGGACATTTCCAAGTACGCGCTGCGCCGGGCAGCCCGCGCACTGCCGGGAACCTACGCACTGGTGTGGGACGTCTGGCGGCGGCTTCCGCTGCGGGATGCCTCCGTGGACGTGGTCCTGAACGTCTTCGCACCGAGGAACCCACCCGAATTCCGCCGTGTCCTGGCTCCCGGCGGCATCCTGGCAGTGGTGACTCCGAGGCCCGAGCATCTGCAGGAAATCCGGGCGGGGGCGGCGATGCTGGGTATCGCCGCCGAAAAGGAAGAACGGGTCAGCGCGTCCCTGTCGCCCGGTTTCTCTCCCCTGGACACCGCACAGTGCACGTACTCCATGCAGCTGGGCAAAGCGGACGTTCGAAACGTCGTGTTGATGGGCCCTTCCGCCCGGCACCTGGAACCGGCCGCCCTCGAGCAGACCCTGGCCGGCCTGCCCGATCCCGTCGAAGTGACTGCATCCTTCACCCTGCAGATCTTCCGCGCCGACTGA
- a CDS encoding DUF4193 domain-containing protein, with the protein MATDYDAPRVKEEDQHTDSLEGLKAQQRGGAMTAVIDVEESDAIDGFDLPGADLSGEELLIKVVPPQADEFTCMSCFLVRHRSQIAREKNGEAYCVDCEG; encoded by the coding sequence ATGGCTACCGATTACGATGCCCCGCGCGTCAAGGAAGAAGACCAGCACACAGACTCCCTCGAGGGTCTGAAAGCTCAGCAGCGTGGCGGAGCGATGACTGCAGTCATCGATGTCGAAGAGTCAGACGCCATTGACGGTTTTGACCTTCCGGGTGCGGATCTTTCCGGCGAGGAACTGCTCATCAAGGTGGTTCCCCCGCAGGCAGACGAGTTCACCTGCATGTCCTGCTTCCTCGTACGCCACCGTTCGCAGATTGCCCGCGAAAAAAACGGCGAGGCCTACTGCGTGGACTGCGAGGGCTAG
- a CDS encoding SARP family transcriptional regulator, whose product MAGIKVRLLGPPSIECPAGDGRQPRGRKGWGLLTYLLLHRIPTPRGQLAAMLFPDAGDPLGALRWHLSDLRRVLGPGSVLQGDPLILRLPPSSSCDADTAVPWSADTASAELLERLEFADCPGFDTWLTVERHRLRHFVETAAYERGLAALADGDTGTAVQFAGQAVRLDQLNGDFHALLVRALLAGGDRSGAREQATRCARLFAEHLGLGMPAEVQQALAAPDVRITALPATAVAVRSYLEAAASCLAAGAATPALAHLRVAGGLAERTRNPQLQAEALLALAGALIHGAGGRGAEVADLLHRVVSLSGPDGSPAVQAAAYRELGFLAVQRGFPASGLRWLARALALASAAGLTDETARVLGVRGMLATDTADYPAAAEALAGSAGLSTAGGNLRQEAFARAMLGRLYLLTGQHRTAAEQLDASLMLLASEHWAAFRPLVEALRSEAYLFSGDSLEAAEMADHAVALAEAFGDRCYLDSAFQAKARVLLAAGERAAAEEWIRRGLRPDPWYRWFRGRNLDFACTVSLHSDPPLALVYARELTELSSRYGHDELTVRAYSFRAALGDSAVETAIPLLAARITNPRLRADLAGLAHGTAHAGVEH is encoded by the coding sequence ATGGCCGGGATTAAGGTGCGCCTCCTGGGGCCGCCGTCGATCGAGTGCCCAGCCGGTGACGGGAGGCAGCCCCGTGGCCGAAAGGGTTGGGGGCTGCTCACCTATCTGCTGCTGCACCGCATTCCCACACCGCGCGGCCAGCTGGCCGCGATGCTGTTCCCGGATGCCGGGGATCCGCTCGGGGCGCTGCGCTGGCACCTGTCGGACCTGCGCCGCGTGCTGGGCCCAGGGTCGGTGCTGCAGGGCGACCCGCTGATCCTGCGGCTGCCGCCGTCGTCGTCCTGCGACGCCGATACCGCCGTACCCTGGTCAGCGGACACCGCGTCCGCCGAACTGCTCGAACGGCTGGAGTTCGCTGACTGCCCCGGCTTCGATACCTGGCTAACCGTGGAACGCCACCGGCTGCGGCACTTCGTCGAAACAGCGGCCTACGAAAGGGGGTTGGCTGCCCTCGCCGACGGCGATACCGGGACTGCCGTGCAGTTCGCCGGGCAGGCCGTTCGCCTGGACCAGCTGAACGGTGACTTCCATGCGCTGCTTGTCCGCGCCCTCCTGGCCGGCGGGGACCGCAGCGGAGCCCGGGAGCAGGCCACCCGGTGCGCCCGCCTTTTTGCCGAACACCTTGGCCTGGGCATGCCCGCTGAAGTCCAGCAGGCACTGGCCGCCCCGGATGTCAGGATCACCGCTCTGCCAGCCACCGCCGTCGCGGTCAGGTCCTATCTGGAAGCGGCTGCGTCCTGCCTCGCCGCCGGTGCCGCCACACCCGCGTTGGCGCACCTGCGGGTGGCCGGCGGCCTGGCGGAACGGACCCGGAACCCCCAGCTGCAGGCCGAGGCACTCCTGGCCCTGGCCGGAGCCCTGATCCATGGCGCCGGCGGCCGCGGCGCCGAGGTCGCCGACCTGCTGCACCGCGTGGTGTCCCTCTCCGGGCCGGACGGCAGTCCTGCCGTGCAGGCTGCCGCGTACCGGGAACTGGGATTCCTCGCCGTACAGCGCGGCTTCCCGGCGAGCGGGCTGCGCTGGCTGGCCCGGGCGTTGGCGCTGGCGTCGGCAGCCGGACTGACGGACGAAACGGCCAGGGTACTGGGCGTCCGCGGAATGCTGGCCACCGATACCGCTGACTATCCCGCAGCCGCCGAAGCGCTGGCCGGATCGGCGGGTCTGAGCACCGCTGGCGGCAACCTCCGGCAGGAGGCGTTCGCCCGTGCCATGCTGGGCCGGCTATACCTGCTGACCGGCCAGCACCGCACCGCCGCTGAGCAACTCGACGCGTCCCTGATGCTCCTTGCAAGTGAGCACTGGGCGGCGTTCCGACCGCTGGTGGAGGCACTGAGAAGCGAGGCATATTTGTTTTCCGGCGATTCGTTGGAAGCGGCGGAGATGGCCGACCATGCGGTCGCGCTGGCCGAGGCGTTCGGGGACCGCTGTTATCTGGACTCGGCGTTCCAGGCCAAGGCCCGGGTCCTGCTGGCTGCCGGCGAACGGGCTGCTGCGGAAGAGTGGATCCGCCGCGGACTGCGCCCCGACCCCTGGTACCGCTGGTTCCGGGGACGGAACCTGGACTTCGCCTGCACGGTGTCGCTGCATTCGGATCCCCCGCTGGCACTCGTGTACGCACGGGAACTCACCGAGTTGTCCAGCCGCTACGGCCACGACGAGCTCACTGTCCGGGCCTACTCGTTCCGGGCGGCGCTGGGGGACTCGGCCGTGGAAACAGCTATTCCGCTGCTGGCCGCCCGGATCACCAATCCCCGGCTGCGGGCTGACCTGGCCGGCCTTGCACACGGCACCGCACACGCCGGGGTCGAACACTGA
- a CDS encoding heme-binding protein yields the protein MTEQQPYNVLGRYPGFELRHYPAHIVAQVTVNAGFQGAGNAGFRHLYAYISGRNSFLPPPEQPPSGTDGQALAMTAPVLLEPSAIPGAFCVAFVLPAELTAAAAPVPEDPAVSIVSVPGQTAAAAAFSGRWSEANYQSHLQDLLAAISAEGFTPLGGPRFARFDPPFRPWFLRRNEVVQDVEGPGD from the coding sequence ATGACCGAGCAGCAGCCGTACAACGTCCTGGGACGGTATCCGGGTTTCGAATTGCGCCATTACCCCGCGCACATCGTGGCACAGGTCACCGTGAACGCAGGCTTCCAGGGGGCGGGCAATGCCGGCTTCCGGCACCTCTACGCGTACATCAGCGGGAGGAACTCGTTCCTGCCCCCGCCGGAACAGCCTCCCTCCGGCACCGACGGACAGGCCCTGGCGATGACGGCTCCGGTCCTCCTGGAACCAAGCGCGATTCCGGGCGCCTTCTGCGTGGCCTTCGTCCTGCCCGCGGAGCTGACCGCTGCCGCAGCCCCGGTGCCCGAGGACCCGGCCGTCAGCATTGTTTCGGTGCCGGGCCAGACGGCCGCTGCTGCGGCGTTTTCCGGCCGCTGGAGCGAAGCCAACTACCAGAGCCATCTCCAAGACCTCCTGGCTGCCATATCCGCCGAAGGGTTCACCCCCCTTGGCGGTCCGCGGTTCGCGCGGTTCGACCCGCCGTTCCGGCCGTGGTTCCTGCGCCGCAACGAAGTGGTTCAGGATGTGGAGGGTCCGGGGGACTGA
- a CDS encoding S9 family peptidase yields MKPCDLPLLNSLSAPAVHPDALHCVVSVTRPDFTADAYTGQLWRVPLTQGGRPRRLTRGFRDTSPKYSPDGSSLGFLRAAPGEPAQLYILGAGSGEPVQLTDALLGVSWFNFSPDGRSVVFSARVPEEGRYGTTDGVGSTAEDPRLITTFKYRMNGVGYTGDKPVQIFHLVLPDLDAEPHVEPRGRAKDGGEPGKGLPEAVQLTSDAVDHLQPVFTADGGRILFTSSPDMDASLVSDVFSIHPDGTGLTRLTNHDAGNPLTVSDPVESANGHWLFYLGQEVSVTGTDFVARNTALYAAPAADPTAVRRLTDPESVDLAEGTVVPHLGAEVLVFRRSRGAGELLAVDARGRVEVLVTGHLVVETAGSADGTVVVGYTDPRTAGDLAVVDDGRLRPITDFSDALRRDTAVALPVEETHPSGDGYPVHGWLALPEGPGPHPVLLNIHGGPFAQYGWGYFDETQVYTNAGYAVLMCNPRGSAGYGQAHGRSIKEAMGTLDLADVLAFVDGALAAHPELDGNRLGIMGGSYGGYLTAWTIAHDHRFTAAVVERGFLDPLSFVGSADIGWFFSAGYTGTDPAAVQAQSPMACVDSVRTPTFVIHSEEDLRCPVEQAQRYYTALKLRSVPTELLLFPGENHELSRSGTPWHRRRRFEHLLAWWARWLPTPQNPAPEQARTPEPARA; encoded by the coding sequence GTGAAACCATGTGACCTGCCTCTCCTGAATTCCCTGTCCGCCCCGGCCGTGCATCCCGATGCCCTGCACTGCGTGGTCTCAGTGACCCGGCCGGACTTCACCGCCGATGCCTATACCGGGCAGCTGTGGCGGGTTCCCTTGACGCAGGGAGGCCGGCCGCGCCGGCTCACCCGCGGTTTCCGGGACACGTCGCCGAAATACAGTCCCGATGGTTCCAGCCTCGGTTTCCTGCGTGCGGCACCGGGGGAGCCGGCTCAGCTGTACATCCTCGGTGCCGGCAGCGGGGAGCCCGTCCAGCTGACTGACGCATTGCTGGGCGTGTCCTGGTTTAATTTCTCGCCGGACGGACGCAGCGTGGTGTTTTCCGCCCGCGTACCGGAGGAAGGCCGGTACGGAACCACGGACGGCGTGGGTTCCACCGCTGAGGATCCCCGGCTCATCACCACCTTCAAATACCGGATGAACGGGGTGGGCTACACCGGCGACAAGCCCGTGCAGATCTTCCACTTGGTCTTGCCGGACCTCGACGCCGAGCCGCACGTCGAACCGCGGGGCCGGGCCAAGGACGGCGGCGAGCCCGGAAAGGGCCTGCCCGAGGCCGTGCAGCTGACTTCCGACGCAGTGGACCATCTGCAGCCGGTGTTCACGGCGGACGGCGGCAGGATCCTGTTCACGTCCTCCCCGGATATGGATGCGTCCCTGGTGTCCGATGTCTTCAGCATCCACCCCGACGGCACCGGCCTGACCCGGCTTACCAACCACGACGCCGGCAACCCGCTGACGGTTTCGGATCCGGTGGAGAGCGCCAACGGGCACTGGCTGTTCTATCTGGGCCAGGAGGTTTCCGTCACCGGCACCGATTTCGTCGCCCGGAACACCGCACTGTATGCGGCCCCGGCAGCGGATCCGACCGCAGTGCGCCGACTGACGGACCCGGAGAGCGTTGATCTGGCAGAGGGTACCGTGGTGCCGCACCTCGGCGCCGAGGTGCTGGTCTTTCGCCGGTCCCGCGGGGCAGGCGAACTCCTGGCCGTGGATGCGCGCGGACGCGTGGAAGTTCTGGTGACGGGGCACCTGGTCGTGGAAACTGCCGGGTCCGCGGACGGCACAGTGGTGGTCGGCTACACCGACCCGCGGACGGCCGGCGACCTCGCCGTCGTCGACGACGGCCGGCTCCGCCCCATCACGGACTTCTCCGACGCGCTGCGCCGGGACACCGCAGTGGCGCTGCCGGTGGAGGAAACCCACCCCTCCGGAGACGGCTATCCCGTGCACGGCTGGCTGGCACTGCCCGAGGGGCCCGGCCCGCACCCGGTGCTGCTGAACATCCACGGCGGGCCGTTCGCCCAGTACGGCTGGGGCTATTTCGACGAGACACAGGTCTATACCAACGCCGGTTACGCGGTGCTGATGTGCAACCCCCGGGGGTCCGCCGGCTACGGGCAGGCACACGGCCGAAGCATCAAGGAAGCCATGGGCACCCTGGACCTGGCCGATGTGCTGGCGTTCGTGGACGGTGCGCTGGCCGCGCATCCGGAACTGGACGGAAACCGGCTGGGCATCATGGGCGGCTCCTACGGCGGCTACCTCACGGCGTGGACCATTGCACACGACCACCGGTTCACTGCCGCCGTGGTGGAACGCGGCTTCCTCGATCCGCTGTCCTTTGTCGGCTCCGCGGACATCGGCTGGTTCTTCAGCGCCGGCTACACCGGCACGGATCCGGCCGCCGTGCAGGCGCAGAGCCCGATGGCGTGCGTGGACTCCGTCCGCACCCCCACCTTCGTAATCCATTCCGAAGAGGACCTGCGCTGTCCGGTGGAGCAGGCCCAGCGGTACTACACCGCCCTGAAGCTGCGGTCGGTGCCTACGGAGCTGCTGCTCTTCCCGGGCGAAAACCACGAGCTCTCACGCAGCGGCACGCCGTGGCACCGGCGGCGGCGCTTCGAGCACCTGCTCGCCTGGTGGGCCCGCTGGCTGCCGACGCCGCAGAACCCGGCCCCGGAACAGGCCCGCACGCCGGAGCCTGCGCGTGCCTAA
- a CDS encoding cytidine deaminase, with protein sequence MPTSLPPSAVPLTPADRELVDLARCTIDAATDAGPDEDGIHTMGAAVRTADGGMHAGVNLYHFTGGPCAELVALGAARAAGAADPTCIVAVGNHGRGVQSPCGRDRQILADYYPGIRVILPTPEGPVSIPAEDLLPLGFVPPAA encoded by the coding sequence ATGCCTACTTCCCTTCCCCCGTCAGCCGTTCCGCTCACCCCGGCGGACCGGGAACTCGTGGACCTGGCCCGGTGCACCATTGACGCTGCCACCGACGCCGGCCCCGACGAAGACGGCATCCATACCATGGGCGCTGCGGTCCGCACGGCCGACGGCGGCATGCATGCGGGCGTGAACCTCTATCACTTCACGGGCGGTCCCTGCGCCGAACTTGTTGCCCTGGGTGCGGCACGGGCGGCCGGAGCGGCCGATCCCACCTGCATCGTCGCCGTCGGAAACCATGGCCGCGGCGTCCAAAGCCCATGCGGCCGGGACCGGCAGATCCTTGCCGACTACTACCCCGGGATCCGCGTGATCCTGCCGACGCCGGAGGGCCCGGTCAGCATTCCCGCGGAAGACCTGCTGCCCCTGGGATTCGTCCCGCCTGCGGCATAA
- a CDS encoding class I SAM-dependent methyltransferase, with amino-acid sequence MTDTQTSPDRELKARLRAVWALGNYTAVATEIIPGLGPVLVEACAITDRDEVLDIAAGTGNAAIVAAETGADVTASDLTPELLESGKRIAQSRGAHLNWVVADAESLPFADGSFDAVMSCVGVMFAPHHGQTASEMVRVCRPGGRIGLINWTPEGFIGRMFATMKPYAPPPPPGAQPPPLWGNPEHVESLLAGKVQDFTAERRTLRVDRFATPEDFLGFFKANYGPTIAVYKSLADSPERAAALDEALLELVRGFSAGTGNTAMDWEYLLVTAKRA; translated from the coding sequence ATGACGGACACACAAACCAGCCCCGACCGGGAACTGAAAGCGAGGCTCCGGGCGGTATGGGCGCTCGGGAACTATACGGCCGTGGCCACCGAAATCATTCCCGGCTTGGGCCCGGTGCTGGTGGAGGCCTGCGCTATTACGGACCGGGATGAGGTCCTGGACATCGCGGCGGGTACGGGCAACGCAGCAATTGTCGCTGCGGAGACCGGCGCCGACGTGACAGCCTCGGACCTGACACCGGAACTCCTCGAATCGGGCAAGCGGATAGCGCAGTCCCGGGGCGCGCACCTGAACTGGGTGGTGGCCGACGCCGAATCGCTTCCGTTCGCGGACGGCTCCTTCGACGCGGTGATGTCCTGCGTCGGAGTGATGTTCGCTCCGCACCACGGGCAGACGGCGTCTGAAATGGTGCGTGTGTGCCGGCCCGGCGGAAGGATCGGACTGATCAACTGGACCCCGGAAGGATTCATCGGGCGCATGTTCGCCACCATGAAGCCGTACGCGCCGCCTCCGCCTCCCGGAGCGCAGCCGCCGCCGTTGTGGGGAAACCCCGAGCATGTGGAGTCTCTCCTGGCCGGCAAGGTGCAGGATTTCACCGCCGAACGCCGGACCCTGCGTGTTGACCGGTTCGCGACCCCGGAGGACTTCCTGGGCTTCTTCAAAGCGAACTACGGTCCCACCATCGCCGTGTACAAATCGCTTGCGGACAGCCCGGAGCGCGCTGCTGCACTGGATGAGGCGCTGCTGGAGCTGGTGAGGGGGTTCAGCGCCGGCACCGGCAACACGGCCATGGACTGGGAGTACTTGCTGGTCACGGCGAAGCGCGCCTAG
- a CDS encoding peptide deformylase, which yields MPTDSTALLRDLVLPMLEQELVPIVQLGHPALRREALPFDGELDAAELDALVALMRRVMHAAPGVGLAAPQLGIPLQIAVLEDTFDAGAEASALRERVPLPFFTIINPRYEADGDETVEFFEGCLSFEGYQGVVRRPRSVVLDYTDLQSRQRMERFSGWQARIVQHETDHLFGTVYVDRMLPRSLCSNAEYARRWASPGIGEAQRILGF from the coding sequence GTGCCCACAGATTCCACCGCCCTGCTGCGCGACTTGGTCCTGCCGATGCTAGAGCAGGAGCTCGTGCCGATAGTCCAACTGGGGCACCCCGCCCTCCGCCGTGAGGCGCTGCCCTTCGACGGCGAACTGGACGCCGCCGAACTGGACGCGCTCGTTGCGCTCATGCGCCGGGTCATGCACGCCGCCCCCGGCGTGGGGCTGGCTGCACCCCAGCTGGGTATTCCGCTGCAGATCGCGGTGCTGGAAGACACCTTCGACGCCGGTGCCGAGGCCTCCGCCCTCCGGGAGCGGGTTCCCCTGCCGTTCTTCACGATCATCAATCCCCGGTACGAAGCAGACGGTGACGAGACGGTCGAGTTCTTCGAGGGCTGCCTGTCCTTCGAGGGTTACCAAGGTGTGGTCCGCCGGCCGCGTTCCGTGGTGCTGGACTACACCGATCTGCAGTCCCGGCAGCGCATGGAGCGCTTCAGCGGCTGGCAGGCGCGGATAGTCCAGCATGAAACGGACCATCTCTTCGGAACCGTGTATGTGGACAGGATGCTTCCCCGATCCCTGTGCAGCAATGCCGAATACGCCCGCCGGTGGGCCTCGCCGGGGATCGGCGAGGCCCAGCGGATACTGGGTTTCTAG
- a CDS encoding DUF6596 domain-containing protein: MAVDSAAAVRGRLDALWRIEGARIVAALARVTGDVGLAEDAAQDAVAEALVSWSGTGIPRNPGAWISAVAKRRAIDRWRRAEQLQDRYEMLARRAQDEAAPEWDPLPDDVLRLLFTACHPVLSTEAQIALTLRVVGSLRTDEIARLFLVPTATVQQRIVRARKTLAAARVPFEPPEPNEWTPRLRGVLHVIYLMFTEGYAATSGENWTRPDLANEALRIGRILAGLVPRVPEAHALVALMEFSASRFAARTGPGGAPVLLADQDRTRWDRAQVQRGIAGLARADGLSQELGRARGSYALQAAIAQCHATAARPELTDWPRIVLLYEALGRLAPGPVVELNRAVAVSMATGPEAALVIVNRLAAEGALQGSHLLPSVRAELLARLGRTEEARAEFSAAAALARNRREREVLERRAASP; this comes from the coding sequence ATAGCCGTGGATTCCGCGGCAGCAGTCCGGGGACGCCTCGATGCCCTGTGGCGCATCGAAGGCGCCCGGATTGTGGCCGCCCTGGCCCGGGTCACCGGCGACGTCGGCCTTGCCGAGGACGCCGCGCAGGACGCCGTCGCCGAGGCCCTGGTCTCATGGAGCGGAACCGGCATTCCCCGTAACCCCGGTGCCTGGATCAGCGCGGTGGCCAAGCGCCGGGCCATCGACAGGTGGCGGCGGGCCGAGCAACTCCAGGACCGCTACGAGATGCTGGCACGCCGGGCGCAGGACGAGGCAGCCCCGGAGTGGGACCCGCTGCCCGACGATGTGCTTCGGCTGCTGTTCACGGCCTGCCATCCGGTGCTCTCCACGGAGGCACAGATTGCATTGACTCTGCGGGTCGTGGGGTCGCTGCGCACCGACGAAATTGCCCGGCTGTTCCTGGTCCCCACCGCCACCGTGCAGCAGCGCATTGTCCGGGCCCGGAAAACCCTGGCGGCGGCGAGGGTTCCCTTTGAACCGCCGGAGCCCAATGAGTGGACCCCGCGGCTGCGCGGGGTGCTGCATGTCATCTACCTGATGTTCACCGAAGGGTACGCGGCGACCAGCGGCGAGAACTGGACCCGGCCGGACCTGGCGAACGAAGCGCTGCGGATCGGAAGGATCCTCGCCGGGCTGGTCCCCCGGGTACCGGAGGCACACGCGCTGGTGGCCCTGATGGAATTCTCCGCCTCCCGCTTCGCCGCCCGCACCGGTCCCGGCGGTGCGCCCGTCCTGCTGGCGGACCAGGACCGCACCCGCTGGGACCGGGCGCAGGTCCAACGCGGCATCGCAGGCCTTGCCCGTGCCGACGGGTTGTCACAGGAGCTCGGCCGCGCACGCGGGAGTTATGCCCTGCAGGCCGCTATTGCGCAGTGTCACGCCACGGCCGCACGGCCCGAGCTTACGGACTGGCCCCGCATCGTGCTGCTCTACGAAGCACTGGGCCGGCTCGCCCCCGGTCCGGTGGTTGAACTGAACCGGGCGGTGGCAGTGTCCATGGCCACCGGCCCGGAAGCCGCCCTGGTCATCGTGAACCGCCTGGCGGCCGAAGGTGCACTGCAGGGATCCCACCTGTTACCCAGTGTGCGGGCCGAGCTGCTGGCAAGGCTTGGCCGGACGGAGGAGGCCCGGGCCGAGTTTTCAGCTGCCGCAGCCCTGGCCCGGAACCGCCGCGAACGGGAGGTGCTCGAACGCCGGGCCGCCTCCCCCTGA